A DNA window from Acidimicrobiales bacterium contains the following coding sequences:
- a CDS encoding YafY family protein, which yields MGDTPGRMLELLSLLQSRPSWSGTELAERLEVTERTVRRDVDRLRVLGYPVEAVPGRYGGYQLGRGGRLPPLLLNDDEAVAVAIGLRSAVDGSVTGMEDSAVSTLAKLDQILPAHLARRVRAIHESTTSMLWTGQRPTVDAAHLVILANACSAQERVRFSYTDKKGSPSDRLVEPLRLVRSGWRWYLVARDIDRRDWRTFRLDRLREPECVGTRFEVVDPPDPVAMVTEGISMASYPFQARIRIPLPVEEATRMVPRTFAVLEGDEGGTLVELGAASLERMVAYLAGLSPACAVLDPPELRDALLSHAKSVMHANQGPR from the coding sequence ATGGGTGACACCCCAGGACGAATGCTCGAGCTCCTGTCGCTGCTGCAGTCGCGCCCGTCCTGGAGCGGCACCGAGCTGGCCGAGCGCCTCGAAGTTACCGAGCGCACTGTGCGCCGGGACGTCGACAGGTTGAGGGTGCTCGGATACCCGGTCGAAGCGGTGCCCGGCCGGTACGGCGGGTATCAGCTCGGGCGCGGGGGTCGCCTACCCCCGCTGCTGCTGAACGACGACGAGGCTGTCGCGGTCGCGATCGGGCTGCGGAGCGCGGTCGACGGCAGCGTGACCGGAATGGAGGACTCGGCGGTATCCACGCTGGCGAAACTCGACCAGATACTCCCTGCCCACCTGGCACGCCGGGTGCGGGCGATCCACGAAAGCACTACTTCGATGCTGTGGACGGGACAAAGACCCACGGTCGACGCTGCTCACCTCGTGATCCTGGCCAACGCGTGCAGCGCGCAGGAGAGGGTCAGGTTCTCTTACACCGACAAGAAGGGAAGCCCGTCCGACCGGCTGGTCGAGCCGCTCCGGTTGGTGCGCAGCGGCTGGCGCTGGTACCTCGTTGCGAGGGACATCGACCGGCGGGACTGGCGGACCTTCAGGCTCGACCGCTTGCGGGAGCCGGAATGTGTCGGCACTCGATTCGAAGTTGTCGACCCGCCGGACCCGGTCGCGATGGTGACCGAGGGGATCAGCATGGCGAGTTACCCCTTCCAGGCGAGGATCCGGATCCCGTTGCCGGTCGAGGAAGCGACCCGGATGGTGCCCCGGACGTTCGCGGTGCTCGAGGGCGATGAGGGCGGGACGCTCGTCGAGCTGGGCGCCGCAAGCTTGGAACGGATGGTTGCGTATCTTGCCGGGCTCAGCCCGGCGTGCGCGGTTCTGGACCCCCCGGAGCTTCGGGACGCACTGCTCAGCCACGCAAAATCGGTCATGCACGCCAACCAGGGCCCCCGCTAA
- a CDS encoding MFS transporter, translated as MTDIRTSEPPAPPTDPRRWKALGVIALVQFMLVLDVTVVNVALPHIQSDLGFTRAGLAWVVDGYVLTAGGLLLLGGRLADLLGRRRMFMVGVIVFAAASALSGSSTDPGMLVASRFLQGVGEAIASPAAFGLVALLFTQPKERAQAIGIFGGVAGLGGTLGPVISGLLIAASSWRWIFFVNVPVALFAVLAVARMVDESRAVRAQFEGNRSRPDIAGAVVGTAGLCGIVYGFIAAGNHPWGSAQVVVPLIAGAAALALFVGLERLAADPLIPARFLRNTTRVTANIANLIFASVFFTIFFLMTLYFEETLHYSALRTGIAYLPVGLFIGLGIAISSSLVPKVGVKALLVSGAGFFATGTLLLSRITVHGSYWSDALPGLAVMALGAGLSFAAFGNASMHEVSGQDASLAAGVNSTAQSIGGSIGLALLATLALRHANHAAARGVPFMVAATNGAVLAFKVGAAVALGGALLVALIRFGGASGETRSVAANDADELFAEVGADPGDEIVPVAAHS; from the coding sequence ATGACAGACATCCGGACCAGCGAGCCGCCGGCTCCCCCCACCGACCCGAGGCGCTGGAAGGCGCTCGGAGTCATAGCCCTCGTTCAGTTCATGCTCGTCCTGGATGTGACGGTCGTGAACGTCGCACTACCTCATATACAGAGTGACCTCGGATTCACCCGGGCGGGACTCGCCTGGGTGGTCGACGGGTACGTTTTGACTGCGGGCGGTCTGTTGTTGCTGGGCGGCCGCTTGGCCGATCTTCTCGGGCGGCGACGCATGTTCATGGTCGGCGTGATCGTGTTCGCCGCCGCGTCGGCACTGAGTGGCTCGTCGACGGACCCCGGCATGCTCGTGGCCAGCCGCTTCCTTCAGGGCGTCGGCGAGGCGATCGCATCCCCGGCGGCGTTCGGATTGGTAGCGCTGTTGTTCACTCAGCCGAAGGAGCGGGCACAGGCGATCGGCATATTCGGCGGCGTGGCGGGTCTCGGCGGCACGCTCGGGCCGGTGATCTCGGGACTTCTTATTGCAGCGAGTTCCTGGAGGTGGATCTTCTTCGTGAACGTGCCGGTGGCTCTCTTCGCCGTCCTCGCAGTGGCGCGCATGGTGGACGAGAGCCGTGCGGTTCGCGCACAGTTCGAAGGAAATCGTTCGAGGCCCGACATCGCCGGCGCGGTGGTGGGAACTGCGGGATTGTGCGGGATCGTTTACGGCTTCATCGCCGCAGGCAACCATCCGTGGGGTTCCGCCCAAGTAGTGGTTCCGCTGATCGCCGGCGCTGCAGCGCTCGCGCTTTTCGTGGGCCTCGAGCGGTTGGCTGCGGATCCGCTTATCCCCGCTCGATTCCTCCGCAACACGACCAGGGTCACCGCGAACATCGCCAACCTGATCTTTGCAAGCGTGTTCTTCACCATCTTCTTTCTGATGACGCTCTACTTCGAGGAGACGCTGCACTACTCGGCGCTTCGCACCGGGATCGCGTACCTACCTGTCGGTCTGTTCATAGGACTCGGGATAGCCATCTCGAGTTCGCTGGTCCCGAAGGTAGGAGTCAAGGCGCTGTTGGTTTCGGGAGCCGGGTTCTTCGCCACCGGCACATTGCTCCTGTCCAGGATCACCGTGCACGGCTCTTACTGGAGCGACGCGCTGCCCGGTCTCGCGGTGATGGCGCTCGGAGCGGGCCTCAGCTTCGCGGCCTTCGGCAACGCGTCGATGCACGAGGTGTCGGGCCAGGACGCCAGCCTCGCTGCTGGGGTGAACTCGACCGCTCAGTCGATCGGAGGGTCGATCGGGCTCGCCCTTCTGGCGACGCTGGCGCTGCGACACGCCAACCACGCCGCGGCGCGCGGGGTGCCGTTCATGGTCGCAGCGACCAACGGAGCCGTTCTGGCCTTCAAGGTCGGCGCTGCGGTCGCGCTAGGAGGCGCCCTTTTGGTCGCGCTGATCCGATTCGGAGGCGCTTCCGGCGAAACCCGCTCGGTCGCTGCGAATGATGCAGACGAACTATTCGCCGAGGTGGGCGCAGATCCGGGCGACGAGATCGTCCCGGTCGCAGCACACTCGTAG
- a CDS encoding dethiobiotin synthase, with the protein MRPHAVVVVTGTGTEVGKTWLTAELIKMLRERNVTVAARKPAQSFDPSEGGTDAELLGAASGEPPTRVCPEHRWYPAPMAPPMAAASLGMRPPALSELLDEVSASWPETSADVGLVEGAGGVGSPIAIDGDTADLAKGIGADLVVLVSDAGLGTINLVRMSSLSLEPLPLVVYLNRFDAGHELHARNRDWLSEVDGLRVCCDRDDLVARICAHLGE; encoded by the coding sequence ATGAGGCCGCACGCCGTCGTCGTAGTCACAGGGACCGGCACCGAGGTCGGCAAGACCTGGCTGACTGCAGAGCTGATCAAAATGCTTCGCGAACGAAACGTCACCGTCGCAGCACGCAAACCAGCGCAGTCATTCGATCCATCCGAAGGCGGGACCGACGCCGAGCTCCTGGGCGCAGCTTCCGGAGAGCCGCCGACGCGAGTGTGTCCCGAGCACCGCTGGTATCCGGCTCCGATGGCGCCGCCGATGGCGGCGGCAAGCCTTGGAATGAGGCCACCAGCCCTGAGCGAGCTGCTCGACGAGGTCTCGGCCAGCTGGCCCGAGACATCTGCCGACGTCGGTCTCGTCGAGGGCGCCGGCGGCGTGGGCTCGCCCATCGCGATCGACGGTGACACCGCGGACTTGGCGAAAGGGATCGGTGCCGATCTGGTCGTGCTGGTGAGCGACGCCGGCCTGGGCACTATCAACCTTGTCCGGATGAGCTCGCTCTCGCTGGAACCCCTGCCCCTGGTCGTGTACCTGAACAGGTTCGACGCGGGGCACGAGTTGCACGCGAGAAATCGCGATTGGCTTTCCGAGGTCGACGGCCTACGAGTGTGCTGCGACCGGGACGATCTCGTCGCCCGGATCTGCGCCCACCTCGGCGAATAG
- a CDS encoding 8-amino-7-oxononanoate synthase yields MPDWEVEADAGWDDWVASQTEAIRRAGRWRKLRPLEGGGPRFDLQYGSGSVVSFASNDYLGLSQHPDVNAAAARALERYGSGSGSSRLIVGDRPLHHELERALAEWRGAEAALVFPTGYQANLAAMTTFGAGARIVSDELNHASLIDGARLAKADVAVYRHGDVEQAGWLVSSAEGRALVVSDTVFSMDGDAAPVGPLSEMCARHGALLVLDDAHLVFPTEEPDPDAEVVRIGTLSKALGSMGGYIAARGEWIELLINRARSFIFTTGLAPSCAAAASEALRICRSDEGSLLRKRLREHVDTMRPDNPSPIVPLVVGSEEAALEASERLLSQGLLVPAIRPPTVPVGTSRLRVSLSAAHDPADVARLCHALTEFR; encoded by the coding sequence GTGCCTGACTGGGAAGTCGAGGCCGACGCGGGCTGGGATGATTGGGTGGCATCGCAGACAGAAGCGATCCGGCGAGCGGGCCGGTGGCGCAAGCTGCGGCCTCTCGAGGGCGGAGGGCCACGGTTCGATCTTCAATATGGCTCTGGGTCCGTGGTTTCGTTCGCCTCCAACGACTACCTCGGGCTTTCGCAACACCCCGACGTCAACGCTGCTGCTGCGAGGGCGCTCGAGCGTTACGGAAGCGGGAGCGGATCGTCGCGCCTAATCGTCGGGGACAGGCCGCTTCACCACGAGCTCGAGCGGGCGCTGGCGGAATGGAGAGGGGCGGAAGCGGCATTGGTCTTCCCGACCGGTTACCAAGCCAACCTCGCTGCGATGACAACCTTTGGCGCGGGCGCGCGGATCGTGTCGGACGAGCTGAATCATGCTTCTCTCATCGACGGGGCTCGGCTCGCCAAAGCGGACGTCGCGGTCTACCGGCACGGCGACGTCGAGCAAGCCGGCTGGCTGGTCTCCTCTGCAGAGGGCAGGGCCTTGGTTGTGAGCGACACGGTCTTCTCGATGGATGGCGACGCCGCGCCGGTCGGCCCTCTGTCGGAGATGTGTGCGCGGCACGGCGCGCTCCTTGTGCTCGACGACGCTCACCTGGTGTTCCCGACCGAGGAGCCCGACCCGGACGCGGAGGTCGTGCGAATCGGGACACTTTCCAAGGCGCTCGGTTCGATGGGTGGCTACATCGCGGCGCGGGGTGAGTGGATCGAGCTGCTGATCAACCGGGCGAGGTCGTTCATCTTCACCACCGGCCTTGCGCCGTCGTGCGCGGCGGCGGCCTCGGAAGCGCTGAGGATCTGTCGCTCCGACGAAGGGTCGCTGTTGCGAAAGCGGTTGCGGGAGCACGTCGACACAATGCGCCCTGACAACCCGTCGCCGATCGTTCCGTTGGTGGTCGGATCGGAGGAGGCCGCCCTGGAAGCGTCGGAGCGGTTGCTCTCGCAGGGTTTGCTCGTGCCGGCGATCCGTCCTCCGACGGTGCCGGTGGGAACTTCGCGCCTCCGGGTGTCGCTCAGCGCGGCGCACGATCCCGCCGACGTTGCCCGCCTTTGCCACGCGCTCACCGAGTTCCGATGA
- the bioA gene encoding adenosylmethionine--8-amino-7-oxononanoate transaminase, giving the protein MPPEKKQRADATEQWVERDVRRVWHGFTQMASYADNRPVIAERGEGRELIDVDGRRYLDAISSLWVITLGHRVPELDAAVREQLDRVAHSTLLGNGSTVVIELAEALASAVPVEDPKFLFASDGAASVEQALKIAFQHWWNRGDSSRSTYLALGEAYHGDTVGSLSVGDSGFGTDLFDPLRFDRVIRTPGYNHAGWVDSAIDALHENAGSLAAAILEPVVQGASGMYIAEPDEVGRFGRACQEAGVLLICDEVATGFGRTGRMFASELCGLRPDILCLGKGLAAGYLPMSATVASANVAAAFLGEDLGPATFYHGHSFSGNALAAAVALRHLRLFDEMHVLDNVSARAEQLAKRLHPLRDSKYVAAVRMRGLMAGVELAPPQEGLRWGRRVCAAAVERGVLLRPLGDVVVLMPILTSTADEINRIVDSLEAAIEEVCA; this is encoded by the coding sequence ATGCCCCCGGAGAAGAAACAACGGGCAGATGCGACCGAACAGTGGGTCGAGCGCGACGTCAGGCGGGTGTGGCACGGGTTTACCCAGATGGCGTCGTACGCCGACAACCGCCCCGTTATCGCCGAGCGGGGCGAAGGCCGCGAGCTGATAGACGTGGACGGCCGGCGCTACCTCGACGCCATATCGAGCCTGTGGGTGATCACCTTGGGCCACCGCGTGCCGGAGCTCGACGCCGCCGTGCGCGAACAGCTGGACCGGGTTGCGCACTCGACTCTGCTCGGCAACGGCAGCACCGTCGTCATCGAGCTTGCCGAGGCATTGGCGAGCGCCGTTCCCGTCGAAGATCCGAAGTTCCTCTTCGCATCCGACGGTGCAGCATCCGTGGAACAGGCGCTGAAGATCGCTTTTCAGCACTGGTGGAACCGCGGCGACAGCAGTCGCAGCACCTACCTCGCATTGGGAGAGGCCTATCACGGCGACACGGTCGGATCCCTCTCGGTCGGCGACTCCGGGTTCGGGACCGACTTGTTCGACCCTCTGCGATTCGATCGGGTCATCCGAACGCCTGGATACAACCATGCCGGGTGGGTTGACTCGGCCATCGATGCGCTGCACGAGAACGCGGGCAGTTTGGCGGCGGCGATCCTCGAGCCGGTCGTCCAAGGCGCGTCGGGCATGTACATCGCCGAGCCCGACGAGGTAGGCCGCTTCGGCCGGGCGTGCCAGGAAGCCGGGGTGCTGCTCATCTGCGACGAGGTGGCGACCGGATTCGGTCGGACCGGACGCATGTTCGCGTCCGAACTGTGCGGGCTTCGCCCCGACATCCTGTGCTTGGGCAAGGGATTGGCAGCCGGCTACCTCCCGATGAGCGCAACGGTCGCGTCGGCGAACGTCGCAGCCGCATTCCTCGGTGAGGACCTGGGTCCCGCGACCTTCTACCACGGGCACAGCTTCAGCGGGAACGCGCTCGCCGCGGCTGTGGCGCTCCGTCATCTACGTCTCTTCGACGAGATGCATGTTCTCGACAACGTCTCCGCGCGCGCCGAGCAACTCGCCAAGCGTCTCCACCCACTTCGCGATTCGAAGTACGTCGCCGCCGTTCGCATGAGGGGGCTCATGGCAGGAGTCGAGCTGGCACCGCCACAGGAAGGCCTTCGGTGGGGCCGGCGCGTTTGCGCGGCTGCGGTCGAAAGGGGCGTCCTGCTTCGACCTCTTGGAGATGTCGTCGTGCTGATGCCGATACTCACGTCGACTGCAGACGAGATCAACCGCATCGTCGACTCCCTCGAAGCCGCGATCGAAGAAGTCTGTGCCTGA
- a CDS encoding PIG-L family deacetylase encodes MSFTVVFFHAHPDDEVFYTGGTMARLAAEGNRVVLVTATPGEAGLAGVELTASKPLGEVRERELMKAASVLGCSRLVQLGYQDSGMAAKSQSAFANLDPEEPASRLAEVLREEQADALVTYDENGGYGHPDHVQVHTVGRIAAREAEIPIELQATIDRDALRKALALARLARVSAEGFGADRIEHAYAPRERITHRVGVGRYLSQKRAALQAHRSQASGGDGKRTASLLLSLPAPVFRVVMAREWFVEVGRHRGRRPLDDVLASLRS; translated from the coding sequence GTGAGCTTCACCGTCGTCTTCTTTCACGCCCACCCCGACGACGAAGTGTTCTACACCGGGGGAACGATGGCGCGGCTGGCTGCGGAAGGGAATCGGGTGGTTCTCGTGACCGCGACACCCGGGGAGGCCGGCCTTGCCGGCGTAGAGCTGACCGCAAGCAAGCCGTTGGGCGAGGTCCGTGAGCGCGAGCTGATGAAGGCGGCCTCGGTGTTGGGCTGCAGCCGGCTGGTCCAGCTCGGTTACCAGGACTCCGGCATGGCCGCGAAGTCCCAATCCGCGTTCGCCAACCTGGACCCGGAAGAGCCGGCGTCGCGTCTCGCCGAGGTTCTGCGCGAAGAGCAGGCCGACGCTCTCGTTACCTACGACGAGAACGGAGGCTATGGGCATCCCGATCACGTTCAGGTTCACACGGTCGGGAGGATCGCGGCTCGAGAGGCAGAGATACCGATTGAGCTTCAAGCGACGATCGACCGCGACGCGCTCCGGAAGGCTCTGGCTCTCGCAAGGTTGGCGCGCGTCTCAGCCGAGGGCTTCGGCGCGGACCGGATCGAACATGCCTATGCGCCCCGCGAGCGGATCACGCATCGCGTCGGCGTCGGGAGGTACCTGAGCCAAAAGCGGGCGGCTTTGCAAGCCCACCGCAGCCAGGCGAGTGGCGGCGACGGGAAGCGAACCGCTTCGCTACTTCTGTCCCTGCCGGCGCCTGTGTTCCGTGTGGTGATGGCCAGGGAGTGGTTCGTAGAGGTCGGGCGCCACCGGGGGCGGCGGCCCCTCGACGACGTCCTAGCTTCACTTCGCTCGTAG
- a CDS encoding glycosyltransferase family 4 protein → MRIAHVSDCYLPRLGGIERQVHELAVRQQRAGHDVAVVTSAVGADWAPDGVRVIAPRKLPGLRPTRVRYDKTFQGRRAVLRGGFDLVHVHASSLSPLAFLTAEASSRAGIPTALTVHSLMASYAPLFRWANVVARWGRWPLAWSAVSTVAARPLQEILGPSMPVTVLPNGVDPEAWRVPRARSDGRRVLVATVGRLAVRKRPLALLRMLRAVRSRLPEDIRLDAVLIGDGPLRPKLERYVARHAMDDWVALPGTASHTQIRDIYAEADIYVAPATLESFGIAALEARCAGLPVVAYSGSGVADFITDGVDGFLAGDDASMVESMTNLCLSPQLRHQMAHNSGATTLSIDWSRVLDATEGLYDRARELACSVGRLATPIELV, encoded by the coding sequence ATGAGAATCGCCCACGTCAGCGACTGCTACCTCCCCCGGCTCGGAGGGATCGAACGCCAAGTGCACGAACTGGCTGTGCGCCAGCAGCGCGCGGGCCATGACGTGGCGGTGGTCACCTCGGCGGTAGGGGCGGATTGGGCACCGGACGGTGTCCGGGTCATTGCGCCGCGCAAGCTCCCGGGCCTTCGGCCGACCCGCGTCCGCTACGACAAGACCTTCCAAGGCCGGCGGGCCGTCCTTAGAGGTGGGTTCGATCTCGTGCACGTCCACGCGTCGTCGTTGTCGCCGCTCGCGTTCCTGACCGCGGAGGCGTCTTCACGGGCGGGCATCCCGACCGCATTGACCGTTCATTCCCTAATGGCCAGCTACGCACCCCTGTTCCGCTGGGCGAACGTGGTTGCCCGTTGGGGCCGCTGGCCGCTCGCCTGGTCGGCCGTCAGTACAGTGGCGGCCCGCCCGCTGCAGGAGATCCTGGGGCCGTCAATGCCGGTGACGGTGCTCCCTAACGGCGTCGATCCGGAGGCCTGGCGGGTCCCGCGCGCCCGATCGGACGGAAGGAGGGTGCTCGTCGCGACCGTCGGGCGATTGGCCGTCCGAAAGCGGCCGCTCGCGCTGCTGCGGATGCTGCGGGCTGTTCGCTCCCGGCTACCCGAGGACATCCGACTGGATGCGGTCCTCATCGGCGACGGTCCGCTTAGACCGAAGCTGGAGCGGTACGTCGCGCGCCACGCGATGGACGACTGGGTGGCCCTCCCGGGCACTGCCTCGCACACTCAGATCCGCGATATCTACGCCGAGGCCGACATTTACGTGGCGCCCGCAACTCTGGAGTCGTTCGGGATCGCCGCGCTCGAGGCGCGTTGTGCGGGCCTCCCTGTCGTGGCGTACTCGGGTTCTGGGGTGGCCGACTTCATCACCGACGGGGTCGACGGATTCCTGGCCGGCGACGATGCGTCCATGGTGGAGAGCATGACCAACCTGTGCCTGTCCCCCCAGCTTCGCCACCAGATGGCACACAACTCAGGCGCGACCACCCTGTCCATCGACTGGTCCCGGGTTCTCGACGCAACTGAAGGCCTCTACGACCGGGCCAGGGAGTTGGCCTGTTCGGTTGGCCGCCTGGCGACGCCGATCGAGCTGGTGTGA
- a CDS encoding DMT family transporter: protein MLHQWLVVVLGLGAALSFALSSSLKHVSAGHHPDAQSMAPGKLARFVQAMLSHPLWLGGVGADVVGLGLQITALHLGALVVVQPLLVSGLVFALLLRRFYDRHHIGRREVGWALVLTAALAGFVILATTGHNAAPHERADHLPAVVVGICGALLAGACVELGRREKNEGRSAALLGISVGIIYAATAALLKGVSDVALKGPVALFSSWQLYTVLVIGATGLLLNQLAFQAGPLTASLPATATVDPLLSIVVGVVVYDEHVRRGAGGGVALALLVVLLGIAVIQLARNPEYAAAMQRDE, encoded by the coding sequence GTGTTGCATCAATGGTTGGTCGTCGTGCTCGGGTTGGGAGCTGCGCTGTCGTTCGCGCTGTCGAGCTCCTTGAAGCACGTGAGCGCGGGGCACCACCCTGACGCGCAGAGCATGGCCCCGGGCAAGCTCGCCCGCTTCGTGCAGGCCATGCTCTCTCATCCACTCTGGCTCGGGGGAGTCGGGGCTGACGTGGTCGGGCTCGGCCTTCAGATCACCGCTCTTCACCTCGGCGCTCTCGTCGTGGTCCAGCCGCTGCTCGTCAGCGGGCTGGTGTTCGCCCTCCTGCTCAGGAGGTTCTACGACCGTCACCACATCGGCCGGCGGGAAGTGGGCTGGGCGCTGGTTCTGACCGCCGCTCTCGCAGGTTTTGTAATCCTGGCGACGACCGGTCACAACGCGGCCCCCCACGAGAGGGCGGACCATCTTCCTGCGGTGGTCGTCGGGATCTGCGGCGCGCTTCTCGCCGGCGCGTGCGTCGAGCTTGGCCGCCGGGAGAAGAACGAGGGACGCTCGGCCGCACTGCTGGGAATCTCTGTCGGGATCATCTATGCGGCCACAGCAGCGTTGCTGAAGGGGGTCAGCGATGTGGCGCTAAAGGGTCCGGTCGCCCTGTTCTCGAGCTGGCAGCTGTACACCGTGCTGGTGATAGGCGCTACAGGCCTGCTGCTCAACCAGCTGGCTTTCCAGGCTGGCCCGCTGACCGCCAGCCTGCCGGCCACCGCGACCGTCGACCCTCTGTTGAGCATCGTGGTCGGGGTGGTCGTCTACGACGAACACGTCAGGCGTGGCGCAGGCGGGGGTGTCGCGCTGGCCCTCCTGGTGGTCCTCCTGGGTATCGCGGTAATTCAGCTGGCCCGGAACCCCGAGTACGCGGCCGCTATGCAAAGAGACGAATAG
- a CDS encoding cytochrome P450 — translation MKTRPIYGGDIYDPDLYVDGPIHQIFEELRRSDPVHWQDMPGEPGYWAVLKHADVAHVARHPELFSAEREGVILENPPPAQLERSRNMLLMMDPPRHTAYRKPLADSFKAKVIAGLEDRVRAICKEVMAEAADKKDVEFCHEVAGMLPSQVVGELVGIPKEDWAQIRTWAEQATSSQDPDLAGAESYTEEGMVEMAMYAIAFAQKRRSEPPREDLASLILAGNFGDGPMSEIEFGSFFVQLVVAGNDTTKTMLSSGLLAFLQHPDQMAELRADRTLLPGAVEEVLRWANPLHYFRRTATADTQIRGVPIREGDKVAMWYTSANRDEDVFADPHRFDIRRRPNPHLSFGIAQHFCLGVHLARLEGRIFFEELLEAFAVIELAGEPRRIRSNLNNGLKRLPIRLFA, via the coding sequence TTGAAGACCCGTCCCATCTACGGCGGCGACATCTACGACCCCGACCTCTACGTCGACGGTCCCATCCACCAGATCTTCGAGGAGTTGCGCCGGAGCGATCCGGTGCACTGGCAGGACATGCCCGGCGAGCCCGGGTACTGGGCGGTGCTCAAGCATGCGGATGTGGCGCACGTCGCGCGGCATCCCGAGTTGTTTTCGGCCGAGCGCGAGGGGGTCATTCTCGAGAACCCGCCGCCGGCGCAACTCGAACGCAGCCGCAACATGCTCCTGATGATGGACCCTCCGCGCCACACCGCCTACCGCAAGCCTCTCGCCGACAGCTTCAAGGCGAAGGTCATCGCCGGCCTGGAAGACCGGGTGCGCGCGATCTGCAAGGAGGTAATGGCCGAGGCGGCAGACAAGAAGGACGTCGAGTTCTGCCACGAGGTCGCCGGCATGCTCCCGAGCCAGGTCGTCGGAGAGCTGGTAGGCATCCCGAAGGAGGACTGGGCCCAAATACGGACATGGGCCGAGCAGGCCACGAGCAGCCAGGACCCCGATCTGGCGGGTGCGGAGTCCTACACCGAGGAAGGCATGGTCGAAATGGCCATGTACGCGATCGCCTTCGCCCAGAAGCGTCGCAGCGAGCCACCCCGAGAGGACCTTGCCTCGCTGATCCTCGCCGGCAACTTCGGCGATGGCCCGATGTCGGAGATCGAGTTCGGGAGCTTCTTCGTGCAGCTGGTCGTCGCCGGCAACGACACAACCAAGACGATGCTGTCGTCGGGCCTGCTGGCGTTCTTGCAACACCCCGACCAGATGGCGGAATTGCGCGCCGATCGGACGCTGTTGCCGGGGGCGGTCGAGGAGGTGCTTCGCTGGGCGAACCCGCTCCATTACTTCCGGCGGACTGCGACCGCCGATACGCAGATCCGCGGCGTCCCGATTCGCGAGGGTGACAAAGTGGCGATGTGGTACACGTCGGCGAACCGTGACGAGGACGTGTTCGCCGATCCGCACCGGTTCGACATCCGGCGCCGCCCGAACCCTCACCTGTCGTTCGGGATCGCGCAGCACTTCTGCCTGGGGGTGCATCTCGCCCGCCTCGAGGGCAGGATCTTCTTCGAGGAGCTGCTAGAGGCGTTTGCCGTCATCGAACTTGCCGGCGAACCTCGAAGGATCCGCTCGAACCTCAACAATGGACTGAAACGTCTGCCTATTCGTCTCTTTGCATAG
- a CDS encoding 2,4'-dihydroxyacetophenone dioxygenase family protein: MTQPLTAPAPTAVHLGESEIPFVDMGGGNMLRVLQVHEKESLWIVENIFQAGFEVMTHRHTGPVWGYTKSGAWKYKEYEYVNRADSFLYEPANSVHTLQCIEDGTRVWFQMYGMNLNLDADGNVESVTDGAGTLAFYLALCEEQGLGRPPVIVG; encoded by the coding sequence ATGACCCAGCCGTTGACCGCACCAGCACCGACGGCGGTACACCTCGGTGAATCCGAGATTCCTTTCGTCGACATGGGCGGCGGAAACATGCTCCGCGTGCTTCAAGTGCACGAAAAGGAGAGCCTCTGGATCGTCGAGAACATCTTTCAAGCCGGGTTCGAGGTGATGACCCACCGGCACACGGGACCGGTGTGGGGGTACACCAAGTCCGGAGCTTGGAAGTACAAGGAGTACGAGTACGTGAACCGAGCGGACTCGTTCCTGTACGAGCCCGCCAACTCGGTTCACACCTTGCAGTGCATCGAGGACGGCACACGCGTGTGGTTCCAAATGTACGGGATGAACCTGAACCTCGACGCCGACGGAAACGTCGAGTCGGTCACCGACGGAGCGGGAACCCTGGCGTTCTATCTGGCGCTCTGCGAGGAGCAGGGCCTCGGGCGTCCCCCGGTGATCGTGGGTTGA